In one Brienomyrus brachyistius isolate T26 chromosome 7, BBRACH_0.4, whole genome shotgun sequence genomic region, the following are encoded:
- the LOC125745939 gene encoding creatine kinase S-type, mitochondrial-like, which produces MASVFTRMMSGRGVALMLGSLGAGSFATSYLRGDSASVTAQEKTKLYPPSADFPDLRQHNNCMASALTPAIYSKLRDKCTPSGWTLDQCIQTGVDNPGHPFIKTVGMVAGDEETYEVFADIFDPVIKDRHNGYDPRRMKHPTDLDSSKITSGMFDERYVLSSRVRTGRSIRGLSLPPACSRAERREVERVVVQALSGLKGDLSGKYYSLGDMTDKEQQQLIDDHFLFDKPVSPLLTCAGMARDWPDARGIWHNNEKTFLIWVNEEDHTRVISMEKGGNMKRVFERFCRGLKEVEHLIQERGWEFMWNERLGYILTCPSNLGTGLRAGVHVRLPLLSKDTRFSKILDNLRLQKRGTGGVDTAAVGDVFDISNNDRLGKSEVELVQLLIDGVNYLVECEKKLEKGQDIKVPAPILQFRK; this is translated from the exons ATGGCGAGCGTCTTCACCCGCATGATGTCTGGCCGCGGTGTCGCCCTCATGTTGGGCAGCCTTGGCGCTGGCTCCTTTGCCACCAGCTACCTGAGGGGTGACTCTGCTAGTGTCACCGCCCAGGAGAAAACGAAGCTGTACCCCCCAAG TGCCGATTTCCCCGACCTACGCCAGCATAACAACTGCATGGCATCTGCACTGACGCCGGCCATCTACAGCAAACTGCGCGACAAGTGCACCCCCAGTGGCTGGACCCTGGACCAGTGCATCCAGACCGGCGTGGACAACCCTGGGCACCCCTTCATTAAGACCGTGGGCATGGTGGCTGGCGATGAGGAGACCTATGAG GTCTTTGCTGACATCTTCGACCCTGTCATAAAGGACAGACACAATGGCTATGACCCCAGACGCATGAAACACCCTACTGACCTGGACAGCTCTAAG ATCACCTCCGGCATGTTCGACGAGCGCTACGTGCTGTCATCACGCGTGCGGACCGGCCGCAGCATCCGAGGCCTGAGCCTGCCGCCCGCCTGCTCCCGCGCGGAGCGTCGCGAGGTGGAGCGTGTGGTCGTCCAGGCGCTGTCGGGCCTCAAGGGCGACCTGTCTGGGAAATACTACAGCCTGGGTGACATGACCGACAAGGAGCAACAGCAGCTAATCGAT GACCACTTCCTGTTTGATAAGCCCGTTTCTCCCCTGTTGACATGTGCGGGTATGGCCCGTGATTGGCCAGATGCCAGGGGGATCTG GCACAACAATGAGAAAACTTTCCTGATATGGGTGAATGAGGAAGACCACACCCGCGTCATCTCCATGGAAAAAGGCGGCAACATGAAGAGGGTGTTCGAGAGGTTCTGCAGGGGACTCAAAGAG GTGGAGCATCTGATCCAGGAGCGTGGCTGGGAGTTCATGTGGAATGAACGCCTGGGCTACATCCTGACCTGTCCCTCGAACCTGGGCACAGGCCTTCGGGCGGGGGTACACGTGCGTCTTCCTCTGCTCAGCAAG GATACCCGCTTCAGTAAGATCCTGGATAACCTGCGGCTCCAGAAACGAGGCACCGGGGGTGTGGACACCGCTGCCGTGGGGGATGTGTTCGATATCTCCAACAACGACCGCTTGGGCAAATCTGAG GTGGAGCTGGTCCAGCTGTTGATTGATGGTGTTAACTACCTGGTTGAATGTGAGAAGAAGCTCGAGAAAGGGCAGGATATAAAGGTTCCTGCCCCCATTCTTCAGTTCAGAAAGTGA
- the zcchc9 gene encoding zinc finger CCHC domain-containing protein 9, whose protein sequence is MTRWARGNNVHKSKPAEATPWSMLKANRSEEGASTSRRSGPLWRTQPDQRARRPNKKKKDYDNQDVNGFLEYLQQAGEALPSGGTDDRGFREEVAMALKKDQRRENRRVKRQHDKKNKMLCFHCRKPGHGLVDCPEADGDVEMGRGICYRCGSTEHEIQRCRAKVDPALGEYPYAKCFICGETGHLSRSCPDNPKGLYAAGGCCRVCGSVEHFQKDCPENQNSANAVTVGRLSNAMSADHEDVYIPVKKAKPKSEKVVVF, encoded by the exons ATGACCCGGTGGGCTCGAGGCAACAATGTACACAAGAGCAAGCCGGCAGAGGCAACGCCATGGAGCATGCTGAAAGCCAACAGGAGTGAAGAGGGGGCATCTACGAGTAGGAGGTCCGGGCCTCTGTGGCGCACCCAGCCCGATCAGAGAGCCAGGAGGCCcaataagaagaagaaggacTATGACAACCAAGACGTCAATGGATTCCTGGAATACCTGCAGCAGGCGGGTGAAGCGCTTCCATCTGGGGGCACCGACGACCGGGGCTTTAGGGAGGAGGTGGCGATGGCGCTGAAGAAGGACCAGAGGCGGGAGAACAGGAGGGTAAAAAGGCAGCATGATAAGAAGAACAAAATG CTCTGCTTCCACTGCAGGAAGCCGGGCCACGGGCTGGTGGACTGTCCCGAGGCCGACGGCGACGTGGAGATGGGCCGGGGCATATGCTACCGCTGCGGCTCCACGGAGCACGAGATCCAGAGGTGTCGGGCCAAGGTGGACCCCGCCCTGG GCGAGTATCCCTACGCCAAGTGCTTCATATGCGGTGAAACCGGACACTTGTCGAGATCCTGTCCGGATAATCCCAAAGGACTGTACGCTGCCG GCGGGTGCTGCCGGGTCTGCGGCTCTGTGGAACACTTCCAGAAAGACTGTCCTGAGAACCAGAATTCAG CAAATGCGGTGACTGTGGGCCGCCTGTCCAATGCCATGAGTGCCGACCACGAGGACGTTTACATCCCAGTGAAGAAAGCCAAGCCCAAGTCTGAGAAGGTGGTCGTTTTCTGA
- the LOC125745937 gene encoding acetyl-coenzyme A thioesterase isoform X3 — MHLVPEMDWKMCICMSYLKWTIPPLVGIHVSVQDVLSGMQKKVCLAFSTFVGKPTGSKKVCLTPVSPPFSAEEQLEHSLASERRRLRLYNQGTFAKLMQEYHILNSNGLHSRKDSLPPKPTEMTQVESIELVLPPNANHHGNTFGGQIMSWMENVASVSASRLCGTFPTLRAVDMFKFRGPSTVGDRLVFKAMVNNVFGTSAEVGVKVEAYNCQEWNQGRPRHINSAFLIYHMDEEQQHYFPRVTYTTNDGERRHLAATVRRRIRLARKHLLSCKDEGPLSVPWDKGNQVYLGYNNVATLTVLAAKKDWQASSIRNRITVSVNDDQDSLCMRVEMDVHAPALHAFSLLSDLCLRPQWDQHYLSCEEVEKADEEERVYHVKCPPINGESGRDFVFLLSKRQPCKDGDPYIIALRSVTVTAVPPQDGYIRSETQCVGFLIWNKNCTGCKVSYYNQVTLGVLPYVAGNLAGWSRSMEDTASSCIAFLERDVLRVPTRIS, encoded by the exons ATGCATCTCGTAC CTGAAATGGACTGGAAGATGTGCATATGCATGTCATACCTGAAATGGACTATCCCACCTCTG GTCGGCATCCATGTGTCGGTACAAGACGTGCTGAGCGGCATGCAGAAGAAGGTCTGTTTGGCTTTCTCCACATTCGTGGGCAAACCCACAGGATCTAAGAAG GTGTGCCTGACACCGGTCAGTCCCCCCTTTTCTGCAGAGGAGCAGCTAGAGCATTCGTTGGCATCCGAAAGACGCAGACTCCGGCTGTACAACCAGGGGACCTTCGCCAAACTCATGCAGGAATACCACATCCTAAATAGCAATG GACTCCACAGCAGAAAAGACAGCCTCCCCCCGAAGCCTACAGAGATGACTCAGGTGGAGAGCATCGAGCTGGTGCTGCCACCCAATGCGAATCACCACGGCAACACCTTTGGCGGGCAGATTATGTCATGGATGGAGAATGTTGCCTCTGTTTCAGCCAG TCGCCTGTGTGGGACTTTCCCTACCCTGCGGGCCGTGGACATGTTTAAATTCCGGGGTCCGTCCACCGTGGGAGACAGGCTGGTGTTCAAGGCCATGGTTAACAACGTCTTTGGAACGAG TGCAGAGGTGGGAGTGAAGGTGGAAGCTTATAACTGCCAGGAGTGGAACCAGGGGAGACCGAGACACATCAACAGTGCCTTCCTCATCTACCACATGGATGAGGAACAGCAGCACTACTTCCCCAGAGTCACCTACACCACAAAC GATGGAGAGAGAAGACACCTTGCAGCCACAGTGAGGAGGAGAATCCGCCTGGCCAg GAAGCATCTCTTATCTTGCAAAGACGAAGGGCCCCTGTCGGTTCCGTGGGATAAAGGCAATCAG GTCTACCTAGGCTATAACAACGTAGCTACTCTCACCGTCTTGGCTGCAAAGAAAGACTGGCAAGCCAGCAGCATCAGGAACAGG ATCACCGTGTCCGTGAACGACGACCAGGACTCTCTGTGTATGAGGGTGGAGATGGACGTCCACGCTCCAGCCCTCCATGCCTTCTCCCTCCTGTCAGACCTCTGTCTGCGCCCGCAGTGGGACCAACACTATCT GAGCTGCGAGGAGGTAGAGAAAGCAGATGAGGAGGAGAGGGTGTACCATGTGAAATGTCCGCCCATCAACGGCGAGTCCGGACGGGACTTTGTGTTTCTACTGTCCAAGAGACAGCCCTGCAAGGACGG TGACCCTTACATCATCGCCCTGAGGTCAGTCACAGTAACTGCTGTCCCTCCCCAGGATGGATATATAAGGAGCGAAACGCAGTGCGTCGGTTTCCTGATCTGGAACAAAAACTGCACTGGCTGTAAG GTGTCTTACTACAACCAGGTGACCTTGGGCGTTCTGCCGTATGTCGCGGGGAACCTCGCAGGCTGGTCCAGGTCCATGGAGGACACGGCCTCGTCCTGCATCGCTTTCCTGGAGAGGGATGTGCTCCGAGTACCAACCCGCATATCATGA
- the LOC125745937 gene encoding acetyl-coenzyme A thioesterase isoform X2, with amino-acid sequence MDDIQFEETVRVGQVITIRAKVNRSFNTSMEVGIHVSVQDVLSGMQKKVCLAFSTFVGKPTGSKKVCLTPVSPPFSAEEQLEHSLASERRRLRLYNQGTFAKLMQEYHILNSNGLHSRKDSLPPKPTEMTQVESIELVLPPNANHHGNTFGGQIMSWMENVASVSASRLCGTFPTLRAVDMFKFRGPSTVGDRLVFKAMVNNVFGTSAEVGVKVEAYNCQEWNQGRPRHINSAFLIYHMDEEQQHYFPRVTYTTNDGERRHLAATVRRRIRLARKHLLSCKDEGPLSVPWDKGNQVYLGYNNVATLTVLAAKKDWQASSIRNRITVSVNDDQDSLCMRVEMDVHAPALHAFSLLSDLCLRPQWDQHYLSCEEVEKADEEERVYHVKCPPINGESGRDFVFLLSKRQPCKDGDPYIIALRSVTVTAVPPQDGYIRSETQCVGFLIWNKNCTGCKVSYYNQVTLGVLPYVAGNLAGWSRSMEDTASSCIAFLERDVLRVPTRIS; translated from the exons ATGGATGATATCCAGTTTGAAGAGACAGTGAG GGTTGGTCAAGTAATAACCATCAGAGCCAAAGTAAACCGATCTTTCAATACCAGCATGGAG GTCGGCATCCATGTGTCGGTACAAGACGTGCTGAGCGGCATGCAGAAGAAGGTCTGTTTGGCTTTCTCCACATTCGTGGGCAAACCCACAGGATCTAAGAAG GTGTGCCTGACACCGGTCAGTCCCCCCTTTTCTGCAGAGGAGCAGCTAGAGCATTCGTTGGCATCCGAAAGACGCAGACTCCGGCTGTACAACCAGGGGACCTTCGCCAAACTCATGCAGGAATACCACATCCTAAATAGCAATG GACTCCACAGCAGAAAAGACAGCCTCCCCCCGAAGCCTACAGAGATGACTCAGGTGGAGAGCATCGAGCTGGTGCTGCCACCCAATGCGAATCACCACGGCAACACCTTTGGCGGGCAGATTATGTCATGGATGGAGAATGTTGCCTCTGTTTCAGCCAG TCGCCTGTGTGGGACTTTCCCTACCCTGCGGGCCGTGGACATGTTTAAATTCCGGGGTCCGTCCACCGTGGGAGACAGGCTGGTGTTCAAGGCCATGGTTAACAACGTCTTTGGAACGAG TGCAGAGGTGGGAGTGAAGGTGGAAGCTTATAACTGCCAGGAGTGGAACCAGGGGAGACCGAGACACATCAACAGTGCCTTCCTCATCTACCACATGGATGAGGAACAGCAGCACTACTTCCCCAGAGTCACCTACACCACAAAC GATGGAGAGAGAAGACACCTTGCAGCCACAGTGAGGAGGAGAATCCGCCTGGCCAg GAAGCATCTCTTATCTTGCAAAGACGAAGGGCCCCTGTCGGTTCCGTGGGATAAAGGCAATCAG GTCTACCTAGGCTATAACAACGTAGCTACTCTCACCGTCTTGGCTGCAAAGAAAGACTGGCAAGCCAGCAGCATCAGGAACAGG ATCACCGTGTCCGTGAACGACGACCAGGACTCTCTGTGTATGAGGGTGGAGATGGACGTCCACGCTCCAGCCCTCCATGCCTTCTCCCTCCTGTCAGACCTCTGTCTGCGCCCGCAGTGGGACCAACACTATCT GAGCTGCGAGGAGGTAGAGAAAGCAGATGAGGAGGAGAGGGTGTACCATGTGAAATGTCCGCCCATCAACGGCGAGTCCGGACGGGACTTTGTGTTTCTACTGTCCAAGAGACAGCCCTGCAAGGACGG TGACCCTTACATCATCGCCCTGAGGTCAGTCACAGTAACTGCTGTCCCTCCCCAGGATGGATATATAAGGAGCGAAACGCAGTGCGTCGGTTTCCTGATCTGGAACAAAAACTGCACTGGCTGTAAG GTGTCTTACTACAACCAGGTGACCTTGGGCGTTCTGCCGTATGTCGCGGGGAACCTCGCAGGCTGGTCCAGGTCCATGGAGGACACGGCCTCGTCCTGCATCGCTTTCCTGGAGAGGGATGTGCTCCGAGTACCAACCCGCATATCATGA